A part of Marinomonas rhizomae genomic DNA contains:
- a CDS encoding bifunctional acetate--CoA ligase family protein/GNAT family N-acetyltransferase → MSQHALQSLLAPKSMVVLTGDDANDPLMLALLSSLTMAQKSCPVSLAGIQPAIPVSFPLVANLTELTTRPDIAVLVGTHNTQSMEDIIADCGAAGIGSLLMLSWTGDSQESLVEALRKHNVRLLGPNSFGICRPKQGVFAWLGLTQPLTGRLALMSQSGTVASALVDWATWQGIGFSQVVSMGSPVDVMPSQVLDYLSNDFDSQAILMYLQKIGRPTRFLSSLRSTGRSKPVAVVTEHSIGADERVLDAALSRTGAVRGRRLNDLIAAASVMTNARRVKDGSLLIIGNGAGPGELAAQRATELGIDLLTPAGELHNKLESTMAGRGGIGPVTTVWASCATDLFIDLAADALSSADCGAVLLTLSPTALIDIDSLYDLIIKLHRTQKKLVMVCLLGGGNMTNMRTRINEAGIPTFRTPETAVEGFQFLVQFQRNQLLAKQSPDSHAFRFKIDVSEATNKLNLLYKQGDKAPHADSLRDIFELFHIRLITRRQSSNQLSAPVHLRVFQDAVFGPAIGLSLEGAQQHKQAEAVALPPLNTILAKDLIQRAFPSEESFELESLLRNLSTMVCELPEIESLEMADVRLHDSGSVYADVTANLRLCKNWRRYEHLAIHPYPRQWVSERVLKNDEIATVRPVLPRDSGILADFVRSMSHETRYFRFISNIEELTPRMLASLSHIDYDREMALLAVIQRDGQDLLIGTARYIDNFDDQSCEFAVVLGDEFQGLGLASYLMRRLMQVAADKGIRVMKGIVLAENKRMIEFCRHLGFSIQRDPDDFGQMVASIKLTPSLLEKCRGAS, encoded by the coding sequence GTGAGCCAACACGCATTACAATCTCTACTCGCCCCTAAGTCTATGGTGGTTCTCACCGGAGACGATGCGAACGATCCGCTTATGTTGGCATTATTAAGCTCGTTAACGATGGCTCAGAAATCTTGTCCTGTGTCTTTAGCGGGGATTCAACCCGCTATACCAGTCTCCTTTCCATTGGTAGCAAACTTAACAGAATTAACCACCCGCCCAGACATCGCCGTATTAGTTGGCACCCACAACACTCAATCAATGGAAGATATTATCGCTGACTGTGGCGCAGCGGGCATTGGCTCTTTGCTGATGTTGTCGTGGACGGGAGACAGCCAAGAATCCCTAGTTGAAGCGCTGCGCAAACACAATGTGCGCTTACTTGGACCCAACAGCTTTGGGATTTGTCGCCCAAAACAAGGCGTGTTTGCTTGGCTTGGCTTAACGCAACCGCTAACGGGCCGTTTAGCCTTAATGTCACAATCTGGTACGGTCGCAAGCGCCCTTGTGGACTGGGCAACTTGGCAAGGCATTGGCTTTTCGCAAGTGGTTTCCATGGGATCACCTGTTGATGTAATGCCGTCGCAAGTCTTGGATTACTTATCCAATGATTTCGACAGTCAGGCGATTTTAATGTATCTGCAAAAAATTGGTCGCCCAACGCGCTTCCTCAGCAGTCTACGATCCACAGGACGTAGCAAGCCGGTTGCCGTTGTGACAGAACACTCTATTGGCGCCGATGAACGTGTGCTCGACGCGGCACTGAGCCGAACCGGTGCGGTACGTGGTCGACGCTTGAATGATTTGATCGCTGCGGCTTCGGTCATGACCAACGCCCGTCGGGTAAAAGATGGCTCGTTGTTAATTATTGGGAACGGTGCAGGACCAGGCGAGTTAGCCGCACAACGAGCCACAGAGCTGGGGATTGATTTGCTTACTCCAGCTGGCGAGTTGCACAACAAACTGGAATCCACCATGGCAGGCCGAGGTGGCATTGGCCCAGTGACAACCGTTTGGGCAAGTTGTGCAACGGATCTATTCATCGACCTCGCCGCCGATGCGCTAAGCAGTGCAGATTGTGGGGCTGTATTATTAACACTCAGCCCAACCGCTCTCATCGATATCGACTCTTTGTACGATCTCATCATCAAGTTACATCGCACTCAGAAAAAGCTCGTGATGGTCTGTTTGCTCGGCGGTGGCAATATGACCAACATGCGCACACGCATTAATGAAGCGGGTATTCCAACTTTTCGAACCCCAGAAACCGCCGTTGAAGGCTTTCAGTTCTTGGTGCAATTCCAGCGCAACCAATTACTCGCCAAGCAGTCGCCAGACAGTCATGCGTTCCGCTTTAAGATCGATGTCTCAGAAGCTACTAACAAACTTAACCTACTTTACAAACAAGGGGATAAAGCGCCTCATGCAGACTCGTTACGAGATATTTTTGAACTGTTTCATATTCGCTTAATTACTCGTCGTCAGTCGTCAAATCAGTTATCTGCTCCTGTTCATTTACGCGTCTTTCAAGATGCCGTATTTGGCCCAGCTATTGGTTTATCTTTGGAAGGCGCTCAGCAACATAAGCAAGCGGAAGCCGTTGCCTTGCCGCCGCTGAATACCATTTTGGCAAAAGACTTAATACAACGAGCGTTTCCCAGCGAAGAATCTTTTGAATTAGAAAGTCTGCTGCGCAATTTATCCACCATGGTGTGTGAATTACCTGAAATTGAAAGCCTAGAAATGGCCGATGTGAGGCTTCACGACAGTGGCAGTGTTTACGCGGACGTCACTGCAAACCTTCGCCTTTGTAAAAACTGGCGGCGCTATGAGCATCTCGCCATTCACCCCTACCCAAGACAATGGGTATCGGAACGAGTACTAAAAAATGACGAGATCGCCACCGTTCGACCTGTTTTACCAAGAGATTCTGGCATCTTAGCGGATTTTGTCCGCAGCATGTCCCACGAAACCCGCTATTTTCGCTTCATTTCTAATATCGAAGAATTAACCCCTCGCATGCTCGCCAGCCTTTCCCACATCGACTATGACCGAGAAATGGCCTTACTCGCAGTGATTCAACGGGATGGACAAGATTTGCTCATCGGCACTGCGCGCTACATAGATAACTTTGACGATCAAAGTTGTGAGTTTGCCGTCGTGCTTGGCGATGAATTCCAAGGCTTGGGTTTAGC
- a CDS encoding histone deacetylase family protein, with product MTTAYITHTYCDKHDMGDDHPESPLRLGAIQNRLIMGQLMDFLRRMESDPATREQVLLAHDEAYVDSIFARAPEEGHVELEPETLMMPHTLDAALYAAGSVIKAVDLVMTGEMDNAFCAIRPPGHHAEVDKAMGFCLFNNIAVGTRYAIEQYGLERVAIVDFDVHHGNGTEDIFKSDSKVLYASSYQHPFYPYSDPGASHDNILHMPLEAGSGSEAFQTIISEQLLPALEAFKPQLIMISAGFDAHKEDPMGQLRLSESDFTWITDLLMDVADRHCDGKIVSVLEGGYNIDALGRAAFCHIRSLMRI from the coding sequence ATGACAACGGCTTATATCACACACACTTATTGCGACAAGCACGATATGGGAGACGATCACCCAGAGTCTCCGCTGCGCCTTGGTGCGATTCAGAATCGTTTGATCATGGGGCAGTTGATGGATTTTCTACGTCGAATGGAATCCGATCCCGCGACGCGAGAGCAGGTTCTCCTTGCCCATGATGAAGCCTACGTGGATTCTATTTTTGCGCGCGCGCCAGAAGAAGGTCATGTGGAACTAGAGCCAGAAACCTTGATGATGCCGCATACTTTGGATGCGGCTTTGTACGCTGCTGGTTCTGTGATTAAAGCGGTGGATCTTGTCATGACTGGGGAGATGGATAATGCGTTTTGCGCCATTCGTCCGCCAGGCCATCATGCGGAAGTCGACAAAGCCATGGGCTTTTGCTTGTTCAATAATATCGCCGTTGGCACTCGTTATGCCATTGAACAATATGGTTTAGAGCGCGTGGCAATTGTGGATTTTGACGTTCATCACGGCAACGGCACAGAAGATATTTTCAAATCCGATTCCAAAGTACTTTATGCGTCCAGCTACCAACATCCATTTTACCCCTACAGCGATCCGGGTGCTTCTCACGATAATATTCTTCATATGCCGTTAGAAGCGGGTTCTGGAAGTGAAGCCTTTCAAACCATTATTTCCGAGCAGCTCTTGCCTGCACTGGAAGCCTTCAAGCCTCAGTTGATTATGATTTCCGCAGGGTTTGATGCTCACAAAGAAGACCCTATGGGACAACTTAGACTGAGCGAGTCAGACTTCACTTGGATTACCGATCTGTTGATGGACGTAGCGGATCGCCATTGTGATGGGAAAATTGTGTCTGTCTTAGAAGGTGGCTACAACATAGACGCACTAGGCCGCGCCGCGTTTTGTCATATTCGTAGTTTGATGAGGATTTGA
- a CDS encoding TRAP transporter large permease: MEIVLSAVGVIALILMVLGLGVWVFSGLAIVALLSLIVIGDVSMDRAGAILSRILFRSANSWELSAIPLFILMGELIFRSNISDRLFRGLEPWTKKIPGGILHTNVFGCALFAAVSGSSAATTATVGKITTTELKKRGYDRSLSIGSLAGAGSLGLLIPPSLVMIVYGIQSEVSISKLFMAGVLPGILIATLYSGYIVIRALLNPSLCPPEKSDTAGKLESIFLLLPVISLIVIVMGAIYSGIATPSEAAAVGVFATLVILIKERQLSFKMIQEAMIATLLSSTMVCSILVSAALLSTAMGFLHLPSELASYIASLNLSPSLLLLALAVFYVILGLFLDGISITVMSLPITLPIVILAGFDPIWFGIFLVILIELGQITPPVGFNLFVLQGLTGEKIGQVAKSAFPFFILMCIAAFILCLFPEIALWLPNALSK; this comes from the coding sequence ATGGAAATTGTATTATCAGCCGTTGGCGTTATCGCCCTAATTCTCATGGTTCTCGGGCTTGGTGTTTGGGTATTCTCAGGCCTAGCAATCGTTGCCTTGCTGTCTCTCATTGTCATTGGCGATGTCAGCATGGATCGCGCTGGCGCCATACTCAGCCGCATTCTTTTTCGATCCGCCAATTCTTGGGAATTATCTGCCATCCCGCTCTTTATTTTGATGGGCGAGCTTATCTTTCGATCCAATATTTCAGATAGATTGTTTCGAGGTTTAGAGCCTTGGACGAAAAAAATTCCTGGCGGCATACTTCATACAAATGTGTTTGGCTGCGCACTCTTTGCAGCGGTAAGTGGATCAAGCGCTGCCACCACGGCAACCGTCGGCAAAATCACCACGACAGAGTTGAAAAAGCGTGGTTATGACAGAAGTTTGTCCATCGGATCTTTGGCTGGTGCTGGCAGTTTAGGCCTATTAATTCCACCTTCTCTTGTGATGATCGTTTATGGAATCCAGTCAGAAGTGTCAATCAGTAAGCTTTTTATGGCGGGAGTGTTACCAGGCATTTTAATTGCGACGCTTTATTCTGGCTACATAGTAATAAGAGCCTTGTTAAACCCTTCGTTATGCCCACCTGAAAAGTCCGACACAGCAGGAAAATTAGAAAGCATCTTCCTCCTGTTGCCCGTTATTTCTCTGATCGTCATTGTTATGGGAGCGATTTACTCTGGTATAGCAACACCATCAGAAGCCGCAGCCGTAGGTGTATTTGCGACACTTGTTATTCTAATAAAAGAACGCCAGCTATCTTTTAAAATGATACAAGAAGCCATGATTGCCACCTTGTTGAGTTCAACCATGGTGTGCAGCATATTGGTCTCTGCTGCGCTGTTATCGACGGCAATGGGATTTCTTCACCTACCGTCTGAACTCGCCAGCTATATCGCTAGTTTAAACCTTTCTCCTAGTTTATTGCTGTTAGCGCTGGCGGTATTTTACGTCATATTAGGTTTATTCTTAGATGGCATATCCATTACCGTTATGAGCTTACCTATCACTCTGCCGATTGTTATTTTGGCAGGATTTGATCCAATCTGGTTCGGTATTTTTCTTGTTATACTGATAGAGCTTGGGCAAATTACCCCGCCAGTTGGTTTTAACCTGTTTGTCTTGCAAGGTCTAACCGGTGAAAAGATAGGACAAGTCGCAAAATCCGCTTTCCCTTTCTTTATTTTGATGTGTATTGCGGCTTTTATTCTCTGTCTATTCCCAGAAATAGCTTTATGGCTGCCTAATGCCCTGTCGAAGTAG
- a CDS encoding TRAP transporter small permease subunit has translation MIIRSLAILSRRLNQLSGALAILLIAYLLCHILLEIVLRFFGTSTYVLDEFVGYAIATITFLGLGYSLERNGLIKVNILSDRLPEKYHWILDTFISLVSFAMFFWVSCYWYINVSRSFKRNITSESIAETPLWIPEGMVLVGLGLLCLTLFVRILVLISTRHVPHIEINK, from the coding sequence ATGATCATCCGTTCTTTGGCTATATTATCCAGACGGCTGAACCAGCTGTCTGGCGCCTTAGCAATATTGCTTATCGCGTATCTGCTGTGTCACATATTGTTAGAAATTGTCTTACGCTTTTTCGGCACATCAACCTATGTTCTTGATGAGTTCGTTGGTTACGCAATCGCAACGATTACCTTTCTAGGGTTAGGCTACAGCCTAGAAAGAAACGGACTCATTAAGGTCAACATTTTAAGCGACCGACTCCCTGAAAAGTACCATTGGATATTAGATACGTTTATCTCTCTGGTTTCTTTTGCCATGTTTTTTTGGGTTTCATGTTATTGGTACATCAATGTATCCCGAAGCTTTAAGCGCAATATAACCAGTGAGTCTATTGCAGAAACACCTTTGTGGATCCCTGAAGGCATGGTGCTCGTTGGCTTAGGTCTTTTGTGTTTGACGCTCTTTGTAAGAATACTTGTCCTCATATCTACACGCCACGTTCCTCACATCGAGATCAATAAATAA
- a CDS encoding TRAP transporter substrate-binding protein: MRYFSLLAASIALSQAPFALSAAKFDFSNEYNATSIHAEGDKYFIDQVTRLSKGDVDITLHTGGSLGFKSADNFYAVADNAIQIADTLAGSMAGINPIFLLSSLPFIVENEDQAELLYQIAKPYYQKVFAQNGQILLYASPWPASGIWSQKPVTSKAELANLKIRTYDKNGTLTLREAGAEPIKLSWGDVVPQLSTGGIKAVLTSADAGASGKFWEHLDNYSAIQYAIPLNMVHMNKDAFDDLSSDEQSAILKAAALTDEHNWKTVRTRVADNYKELSANNVAIHQDLSKDFISWLQQSAKPSLKEWLEDTGKSGNDIMADFEKNK; encoded by the coding sequence ATGCGTTACTTTAGTCTATTGGCCGCTTCCATCGCCTTGTCCCAAGCTCCATTCGCATTATCCGCCGCTAAATTCGATTTCTCAAACGAGTACAACGCGACATCAATTCATGCTGAAGGGGACAAATATTTCATCGATCAAGTGACTAGACTAAGCAAAGGTGACGTGGATATTACGCTTCACACTGGTGGATCTTTAGGTTTCAAGTCGGCGGATAATTTTTACGCCGTTGCCGATAATGCCATTCAAATTGCAGACACATTGGCTGGCAGCATGGCGGGTATAAACCCAATTTTTCTACTGTCGTCTTTGCCTTTCATCGTTGAAAATGAAGACCAAGCAGAACTGCTTTATCAAATAGCTAAGCCTTATTATCAAAAAGTCTTCGCTCAAAATGGACAAATTTTACTTTACGCTTCCCCTTGGCCTGCAAGCGGTATTTGGTCTCAAAAACCCGTTACTTCAAAAGCAGAGCTCGCCAACTTAAAAATCCGTACTTATGATAAAAATGGCACATTAACACTACGTGAAGCTGGCGCGGAACCTATTAAGCTATCTTGGGGTGATGTTGTACCTCAACTGTCCACAGGTGGAATCAAGGCGGTACTTACTTCTGCTGACGCAGGTGCAAGTGGTAAGTTTTGGGAACACCTTGATAACTACAGCGCCATTCAATACGCCATTCCTCTAAACATGGTTCATATGAACAAAGATGCGTTTGATGATTTATCCAGTGATGAGCAAAGTGCCATTTTGAAAGCGGCCGCGTTAACAGACGAGCATAACTGGAAAACAGTAAGAACGCGCGTAGCAGACAACTACAAAGAACTTTCTGCAAACAATGTAGCCATTCATCAAGATCTTTCAAAAGACTTTATTAGTTGGCTTCAACAGTCAGCAAAACCATCATTGAAAGAATGGTTAGAAGACACAGGGAAATCTGGTAACGATATCATGGCGGATTTTGAGAAAAACAAATGA
- a CDS encoding sulfate/molybdate ABC transporter ATP-binding protein, with translation MSILIENISKHFGHFQALSPLSLDINEGEMIGLLGPSGSGKTTLLRIIAGLEGADTGRIQFGDRDVTNLHVRDRRVGFVFQNYALFRHMTVADNVAFGLEVLPRKERPSPTEIKNRVMHLLEMVQLEHLANRFPSQLSGGQKQRIALARALATQPEVLLLDEPFGALDAKVRKELRRWLRGLHDELGFTSVFVTHDQEEALELSDRVVVMSNGHIEQIDQPGALYASPNSRFVFDFLGNANVFEGKVENGKWQNQQANIVLPNGAEQKDGQLYIRSHEFFVSREPTEQANLPLRVIAINPIGAEVRLELTPIDWQSNDVWEIDLPHKAFDKNCFEKGQTLYVTPKAGYFFAHDAQQPVLLNWETEKIQVTEQA, from the coding sequence ATGAGCATTTTGATTGAAAACATCTCCAAACACTTTGGGCATTTTCAAGCCTTGTCACCTTTGTCATTGGACATCAACGAAGGCGAAATGATTGGCTTGCTTGGACCATCCGGTTCTGGAAAAACCACTTTATTGCGTATTATTGCTGGATTAGAAGGCGCAGACACTGGCCGCATTCAGTTTGGTGACAGAGACGTAACCAACTTACATGTGCGAGATCGTCGCGTGGGATTTGTGTTCCAAAACTACGCCTTGTTCCGTCATATGACAGTGGCGGATAACGTCGCCTTTGGCTTAGAAGTCTTGCCTCGTAAAGAGCGCCCAAGCCCAACCGAAATCAAAAACCGCGTGATGCATTTACTGGAAATGGTACAGCTTGAACATCTTGCCAATCGTTTTCCGTCTCAGCTTTCTGGCGGTCAAAAACAACGTATTGCCTTGGCACGTGCCTTGGCAACACAACCGGAAGTTTTGCTGCTAGACGAACCTTTTGGCGCCTTGGATGCCAAGGTTCGTAAAGAGCTACGCCGCTGGTTGCGCGGATTGCACGATGAGTTAGGTTTCACCAGTGTGTTTGTGACCCATGACCAAGAAGAGGCCTTGGAGCTCTCTGATCGCGTTGTCGTCATGAGTAACGGACACATTGAACAAATCGACCAACCCGGTGCACTTTACGCCTCACCAAATAGCCGATTTGTGTTCGACTTCCTTGGTAACGCCAATGTCTTCGAAGGTAAGGTCGAAAACGGCAAATGGCAAAATCAGCAAGCCAATATCGTTCTGCCAAATGGTGCAGAACAGAAAGACGGCCAACTGTATATTCGCTCTCATGAGTTCTTTGTATCAAGAGAACCAACGGAGCAGGCTAACTTGCCGCTGCGCGTGATTGCCATCAACCCGATTGGCGCCGAAGTGCGTCTAGAGCTCACTCCGATTGATTGGCAAAGCAACGATGTCTGGGAAATCGATCTGCCTCACAAAGCATTCGATAAAAACTGCTTCGAAAAAGGCCAGACCTTATATGTCACACCAAAAGCAGGTTACTTCTTCGCCCATGACGCACAACAACCTGTGCTATTGAATTGGGAAACGGAGAAAATACAAGTCACTGAGCAAGCCTAA